One genomic region from Actinocatenispora thailandica encodes:
- a CDS encoding nitrate reductase subunit alpha yields MLRAGRLLTRREVSPDLHDVYRRGGREGDAFYRNRWAHDKVVRSTHGVNCTGSCSWQVYVSDGVITWEAQETDYPSVGPDSPEYEPRGCPRGAAFSWYTYSPSRVRYPYVRGVLLDMYREARHRLGDPVTAWAEITGDPAKRQRYQRARGKGGLVRASWDEALEIAAAAHVHTIKRYGPDRIAGFSPIPAMSIVSHAAGSRFIELIGGVMTSFYDWYADLPVASPQVFGDQTDVPESGDWWNSAYLVMWGSNVPVTRTPDAHWMSEVRYRGTKVVVVSPDYADNTKFADAWLPAQPGTDAALAMAMGHVILREFFVDTQVDFFTDFARRFTDLPFLVTLSTQDDAYLPGKFLTAADLGDAAPEARHKTVLLDSATGQPVVPNGSLGFRYADSGVGKWNLDLGAVTPLLSLSGPGTRTVEVLLPRFDTDGVLRRGVPAREIDGKLVTTVFDLMLAQYGVSRPGLPGDWPAGYDDATQPYTPAWQEAITSVPAGAAERIAREFADSARRSGGRSMIIMGAGVCQWFHGDAAYRAILTLLMLTGSMGRNGGGWAHYVGQEKCRPLTGWQTLAMGLDWSRPPRQMIGTGYWYTHADQWRYDGYPANALASPLARGMLDGMHTADTLALSARLGWMPSYPQFDANPLDLAELAGDDPAGYVADRLASGGLRFAAEDPDDPRNWPRVLTLWRANLFGSSGKGNEYLLKHLLGTGSAQVRAGQTPPEHRPRDVVWREEAPEGKLDLLVSADFRMTSTSLLSDVLFPAATWYEKHDLSSTDMHPYVHAFNPAIDPPWQARTDYALFGALADRFSELAAHHLGRRRDLVVTAMQHDTPGETAQPGGTVPDWRRTGDRPVPGRTMPAVTVVERDYPAIGDQWRALGPLTERLGLPNKGVTYRPDEEVARLAATGGVMSSGAAAGRPALDTAAKMAEAVLALSATTNGRLAEQGFRALEERVGKPLADLADPDSRITFADTQAGPVPVHASPEWSGSEKGGRRYAPFTLNVERGKPWHTLTGRMHFFLDHDWMAEFGEQLPIYRAPLDMAALFGEPRIGPDGASVTVRYLTPHSKWSIHSEYQDNLLMLSLSRGGPTVWLSVADAAAIGVADNEWVEAVNRNGILVARAIVSHRMPTGTAFVHHAQERTIDVPISETGGRRGGMHNSLTRVLVKPTHLIGAYGQLSFAFNYLGPTGNQRDEITVVRRRSQQVRYR; encoded by the coding sequence CTGCTGCGCGCCGGGCGGCTGCTGACCCGGCGGGAGGTGTCGCCGGACCTGCACGACGTGTACCGGCGGGGTGGCCGCGAGGGGGATGCCTTCTACCGCAACAGGTGGGCGCACGACAAGGTGGTGCGGTCCACGCACGGAGTGAACTGCACCGGCTCGTGTTCCTGGCAGGTGTACGTCTCCGACGGGGTGATCACCTGGGAGGCGCAGGAGACCGACTACCCGTCGGTGGGGCCGGACTCGCCGGAGTACGAGCCGCGTGGCTGCCCGCGCGGTGCCGCGTTCTCCTGGTACACCTACTCGCCGAGCCGGGTGCGCTACCCGTACGTGCGCGGGGTGCTGCTGGACATGTACCGGGAGGCGCGGCACCGGCTCGGCGACCCGGTGACGGCGTGGGCCGAGATCACCGGCGATCCGGCCAAGCGGCAGCGGTACCAGCGGGCCCGCGGCAAGGGTGGCCTGGTGCGGGCGTCCTGGGACGAGGCGTTGGAGATCGCCGCGGCGGCCCACGTGCACACCATCAAGCGGTACGGTCCGGACCGCATCGCCGGGTTCTCCCCGATCCCGGCGATGTCGATCGTCTCGCACGCGGCCGGCTCGCGCTTCATCGAGCTGATCGGCGGGGTGATGACCTCGTTCTACGACTGGTACGCCGATCTGCCGGTGGCGAGCCCGCAGGTGTTCGGCGACCAGACCGACGTGCCGGAGTCGGGCGACTGGTGGAACTCCGCCTACCTGGTGATGTGGGGTTCGAACGTGCCGGTGACCCGGACGCCGGACGCGCACTGGATGTCGGAGGTGCGCTACCGCGGTACGAAGGTGGTCGTGGTGTCGCCGGACTACGCGGACAACACCAAGTTCGCGGACGCCTGGCTGCCCGCCCAGCCGGGTACCGACGCGGCGCTCGCGATGGCGATGGGCCACGTGATCCTGCGCGAGTTCTTCGTGGACACCCAGGTGGACTTCTTCACCGACTTCGCCCGCCGCTTCACCGACCTGCCGTTCCTGGTCACACTGTCCACACAGGACGATGCGTACCTGCCGGGCAAGTTCCTGACCGCCGCCGATCTCGGTGACGCCGCGCCGGAGGCGAGGCACAAGACCGTGCTGCTCGACTCGGCGACCGGGCAGCCGGTGGTACCCAACGGATCGCTGGGTTTCCGCTACGCGGACTCGGGGGTGGGGAAGTGGAACCTCGACCTCGGTGCCGTGACGCCGCTGCTGTCGCTGTCCGGGCCCGGCACCCGGACGGTCGAGGTGCTGCTGCCCCGGTTCGACACCGACGGGGTGCTGCGGCGTGGGGTGCCCGCCCGGGAGATCGACGGCAAGCTCGTCACCACCGTCTTCGATCTGATGCTCGCCCAGTACGGGGTGTCCCGGCCCGGGTTGCCGGGTGACTGGCCGGCCGGGTACGACGACGCGACGCAGCCGTACACGCCCGCCTGGCAGGAGGCGATCACCTCGGTACCGGCCGGGGCGGCGGAACGGATCGCCCGCGAGTTCGCCGACTCGGCCCGCCGGTCCGGCGGCCGATCCATGATCATCATGGGCGCCGGGGTGTGCCAGTGGTTCCACGGCGACGCGGCGTACCGGGCGATCCTGACGTTGCTGATGCTCACCGGCAGCATGGGCCGCAACGGCGGCGGCTGGGCGCACTACGTCGGGCAGGAGAAGTGCCGGCCGCTGACCGGGTGGCAGACGCTCGCGATGGGGCTGGACTGGTCCCGGCCGCCGCGGCAGATGATCGGCACCGGCTACTGGTACACGCACGCCGACCAGTGGCGCTACGACGGCTACCCGGCGAACGCGCTCGCCTCGCCGCTGGCCCGCGGGATGCTGGACGGGATGCACACCGCGGACACCCTGGCGCTGTCCGCGCGGCTGGGCTGGATGCCGTCGTACCCCCAGTTCGACGCCAACCCGCTGGACCTGGCCGAGCTGGCCGGCGACGACCCGGCCGGCTACGTCGCCGACCGGCTGGCCAGCGGCGGGTTGCGGTTCGCCGCCGAGGATCCGGACGATCCGCGCAACTGGCCCCGGGTGTTGACGCTGTGGCGCGCCAACCTGTTCGGCTCGTCCGGGAAGGGCAACGAGTACCTGCTCAAGCACCTGCTCGGTACCGGCAGCGCGCAGGTACGCGCCGGCCAGACGCCCCCGGAACACCGGCCGCGCGACGTGGTGTGGCGGGAGGAGGCACCCGAGGGCAAGCTGGATCTGCTGGTGTCCGCGGACTTCCGGATGACCTCCACCTCACTGCTGTCCGACGTGCTGTTCCCGGCCGCCACCTGGTACGAGAAGCACGACCTGTCCTCGACCGACATGCATCCGTACGTGCACGCGTTCAACCCGGCGATCGACCCACCGTGGCAGGCGCGCACCGACTACGCGCTGTTCGGTGCGCTCGCCGACCGGTTCAGCGAGCTGGCCGCACACCATCTCGGCCGGCGACGCGACCTGGTGGTCACCGCGATGCAGCACGACACCCCGGGGGAGACCGCGCAGCCCGGCGGCACGGTACCGGACTGGCGGCGGACCGGGGATCGGCCGGTGCCGGGGCGGACCATGCCGGCGGTGACCGTGGTGGAACGCGACTACCCGGCGATCGGGGACCAGTGGCGGGCGCTCGGGCCGCTGACCGAGCGGTTGGGCCTGCCGAACAAGGGCGTCACGTACCGGCCGGACGAGGAGGTGGCGCGGCTCGCGGCGACCGGCGGCGTCATGTCGTCCGGGGCGGCGGCCGGCCGGCCGGCGCTGGACACCGCCGCGAAGATGGCCGAGGCGGTCCTCGCGCTGTCCGCCACCACCAACGGAAGGCTCGCCGAGCAGGGGTTCCGGGCGCTGGAGGAGCGGGTCGGCAAGCCGCTGGCCGACCTGGCCGACCCGGACAGCCGGATCACGTTCGCCGACACCCAGGCCGGCCCGGTGCCGGTGCACGCCAGCCCGGAGTGGTCCGGCAGCGAGAAGGGCGGCCGGCGGTACGCGCCGTTCACCCTCAACGTGGAGCGGGGCAAACCGTGGCACACCCTGACCGGCCGGATGCACTTCTTCCTGGACCACGACTGGATGGCCGAGTTCGGCGAGCAGCTGCCGATCTACCGGGCACCGCTGGACATGGCCGCGCTGTTCGGCGAACCGCGGATCGGCCCGGATGGCGCGAGCGTGACGGTGCGGTACCTCACGCCGCACTCGAAGTGGTCGATCCACTCCGAGTACCAGGACAACCTGCTGATGCTGTCGCTGTCCCGGGGTGGGCCGACGGTGTGGCTGTCGGTGGCCGACGCGGCCGCGATCGGGGTCGCCGACAACGAGTGGGTGGAGGCGGTCAACCGCAACGGGATCCTGGTCGCGCGGGCGATCGTGAGCCACCGGATGCCGACCGGTACGGCCTTCGTCCACCACGCGCAGGAGCGCACCATCGACGTGCCGATCTCGGAGACCGGCGGCCGCCGCGGCGGCATGCACAACTCGCTGACCCGGGTGCTGGTCAAGCCGACGCACCTGATCGGCGCGTACGGGCAGCTGTCGTTCGCGTTCAACTACCTCGGCCCGACCGGCAACCAGCGCGACGAGATCACCGTGGTCCGCCGCCGCAGCCAGCAGGTCCGGTACCGATGA
- a CDS encoding DUF397 domain-containing protein, with product MSLPDLARANWRKSSRSGSNGACVEVADNLPEIVAIRDSKDPEGPVLMVGPAAFRAFTEAVTTR from the coding sequence ATGTCTCTGCCAGACCTCGCCCGCGCCAACTGGCGCAAGAGTAGCCGATCGGGCAGCAACGGAGCTTGCGTAGAGGTGGCCGACAACCTCCCGGAGATTGTCGCCATCCGAGACAGCAAGGACCCGGAGGGGCCGGTGCTGATGGTCGGGCCGGCCGCGTTCCGGGCGTTCACCGAAGCCGTCACAACCCGCTAG
- a CDS encoding TetR/AcrR family transcriptional regulator, whose protein sequence is MVSKADGLRARKMARTREGIAATALDMFADRGYEQVTIEEIAAAAEVAPSTVYRHFVTKEQLALHYIGGGLAGVLDRLRAIPVDAPIGDALSEALIGALARYDETVDVPRALAAQDLMAANPAVRAAMHGEVAEFRRELAEEMRHRLAGAADTVVPALAGALVAAVYELAIEAWHAAGGRTPSRQFAAEAIEVLALGGIPLPRQDVGSARGSLDALLAANADAPATSRHRAANRS, encoded by the coding sequence ATGGTGAGCAAGGCGGACGGGCTGCGGGCGCGCAAGATGGCCCGCACCCGGGAGGGCATCGCCGCCACCGCGCTGGACATGTTCGCCGACCGCGGGTACGAGCAGGTCACCATCGAGGAGATCGCCGCCGCGGCCGAGGTGGCGCCGAGCACCGTCTATCGGCACTTCGTGACGAAGGAACAGCTGGCGCTGCACTACATCGGCGGTGGCCTGGCCGGCGTGCTGGACCGGTTGCGGGCGATCCCGGTCGACGCGCCGATCGGTGACGCGCTCAGCGAGGCGCTGATCGGCGCGCTGGCCCGGTACGACGAGACGGTCGACGTGCCGCGCGCGCTCGCCGCGCAGGACCTGATGGCGGCCAACCCGGCGGTACGCGCGGCGATGCACGGCGAGGTCGCCGAGTTCCGGCGGGAACTGGCCGAGGAGATGCGGCACCGGCTGGCCGGTGCCGCCGACACCGTCGTCCCGGCGCTGGCCGGCGCGCTGGTGGCGGCGGTCTACGAGCTGGCGATCGAGGCCTGGCACGCGGCCGGTGGTCGCACCCCGAGCCGGCAGTTCGCGGCCGAGGCCATCGAGGTGCTGGCGCTCGGCGGCATCCCGCTGCCCCGGCAGGACGTCGGGTCCGCGCGCGGCAGCCTGGACGCGCTGCTGGCCGCGAACGCCGACGCCCCCGCGACCAGCCGGCACCGGGCCGCCAACCGCTCCTGA
- the narI gene encoding respiratory nitrate reductase subunit gamma produces the protein MSIVLWAVLPYAMVVVLVGGTIWRYRYDQFGWTTRSSQLYESRLLRLGSPLFHFGLLFVLLGHLMGLVVPESFTSALGLSETGYHALALTLGGVAGIGTLAGIVLLIVRRRTTGPVFMATTRNDKAMYVVLVAAILAGLWVTLAFNAIERASTGGYDYRATVGPWFRSLFWFQPDIGKMTAAPVDYRIHTLIGMLLLTIFPFTRLVHAFTAPVHYLFRPYLVYRSRDAAGRHGAGASTARAWSPVGTRDRTR, from the coding sequence ATGAGCATCGTGCTGTGGGCGGTGCTGCCGTACGCGATGGTGGTGGTGCTGGTGGGCGGCACGATCTGGCGCTACCGCTACGACCAGTTCGGCTGGACCACCCGCTCGTCCCAGCTGTACGAGTCGCGGCTGCTGCGGTTGGGCTCGCCGCTGTTCCACTTCGGGCTGCTGTTCGTGCTGCTCGGGCACCTGATGGGGCTGGTCGTACCGGAGTCGTTCACGTCCGCGCTCGGGCTGTCCGAGACCGGCTACCACGCGCTGGCGCTCACCCTCGGCGGCGTCGCCGGCATCGGTACCCTCGCCGGGATCGTGCTGCTGATCGTGCGCCGCCGCACCACCGGCCCGGTGTTCATGGCCACCACCCGCAACGACAAGGCGATGTACGTGGTGCTCGTCGCCGCGATCCTGGCCGGGCTGTGGGTGACGCTGGCGTTCAACGCGATCGAGCGGGCATCGACCGGCGGCTACGACTACCGCGCCACGGTCGGGCCGTGGTTCCGGTCGCTGTTCTGGTTCCAGCCGGACATCGGCAAGATGACCGCGGCGCCGGTCGACTACCGGATCCACACCCTGATCGGGATGCTGCTGCTGACGATCTTCCCGTTCACCCGGCTGGTGCACGCCTTCACCGCGCCGGTGCACTACCTGTTCCGGCCCTACCTGGTGTACCGCTCCCGGGACGCGGCCGGCCGGCACGGCGCCGGCGCGTCGACCGCCCGCGCCTGGTCCCCGGTCGGTACCCGGGACCGCACCCGCTGA
- a CDS encoding tellurite resistance/C4-dicarboxylate transporter family protein codes for MNGELGRVVSTVPPGAGAAVMGTAILSTGMAGVPVRWLSYVLVVIAAVLWLALAVLFLNRLLVHRARWVADADVPASLTGVAGTCVLATRLSMLGWLPVAAAMLALSAALWLVLLPLVLAHWQKPTVGANFLLCVSTQGLVVLAASIGAAEQLRWLAVVAGVLFVAGLVAYAGVLVTFDFRQVARGAGDHWVAGGALAISTLAATKLYLAAGLLGVPGGALRVAALVLWALAVGWYLVLAVAEAVWRRPRYDVRRWSTVFPLGMTATACINLGMAAHLPAIRTAGQVLIWPALAVWAAVAYGAANRLRSAALDVRGTP; via the coding sequence GTGAACGGTGAGCTGGGCCGGGTCGTGTCGACGGTGCCGCCGGGCGCCGGCGCCGCGGTGATGGGTACCGCGATCCTGTCGACCGGGATGGCCGGGGTGCCGGTGCGGTGGCTGTCGTACGTGCTGGTCGTGATCGCCGCGGTGCTCTGGCTGGCGCTCGCGGTGCTGTTCCTGAACCGGCTGCTGGTGCACCGGGCCCGCTGGGTGGCCGACGCCGACGTACCGGCATCGCTGACCGGGGTGGCCGGTACCTGCGTGCTCGCCACCCGGCTGAGCATGCTGGGTTGGCTACCGGTGGCGGCGGCAATGCTGGCGCTGTCCGCCGCGCTGTGGCTGGTGTTGCTGCCGCTGGTGCTGGCGCACTGGCAGAAACCGACGGTCGGGGCCAACTTCCTGCTCTGTGTCTCGACGCAGGGGCTGGTGGTGCTGGCCGCGTCGATCGGAGCCGCCGAGCAGCTGCGCTGGCTGGCGGTCGTGGCCGGGGTGCTGTTCGTCGCCGGGCTGGTGGCGTACGCGGGCGTGCTGGTCACGTTCGACTTCCGGCAGGTCGCGCGCGGGGCGGGGGATCACTGGGTGGCCGGCGGCGCGCTGGCGATCTCCACCCTGGCCGCGACGAAGCTGTACCTGGCCGCCGGTCTGCTCGGGGTTCCCGGCGGTGCGCTGCGGGTGGCGGCCCTGGTGTTGTGGGCGCTCGCCGTCGGCTGGTACCTGGTGCTCGCGGTCGCCGAGGCGGTCTGGCGCCGGCCGCGCTACGACGTGCGTCGCTGGTCGACGGTGTTCCCGCTCGGGATGACGGCGACCGCCTGCATCAACCTCGGGATGGCGGCGCACCTGCCGGCGATCCGTACCGCCGGGCAGGTGTTGATCTGGCCGGCGCTGGCGGTGTGGGCGGCGGTCGCGTACGGCGCGGCGAACAGGCTGCGCAGCGCCGCGCTGGACGTGAGGGGGACGCCATGA
- the narH gene encoding nitrate reductase subunit beta — translation MRVMAQVGMVMNLDKCIGCHTCSVTCKQTWTNRAGTEYVWFNNVETRPGLGYPRRYEDQEKFRGGWVRTARGKLRPRSGGRFRRLLSIFANPVLPNISDYYEPWTYDYEKLIDAPLSDDFPVARPKSLLTGEDTQITWSANWDDDLAGAPERAPADPVLQRMRSQANEDVRLEYEKAFMFFLPRICEHCLNPSCMAACPSGAIYKRTEDGIVLVDQDRCRGWRMCVTGCPYKKIYFNHRTGKAEKCTLCYPRVEVGLPTVCSETCVGRLRYLGLFLYDADRVGEAAAVADEKQLYPAQLDLLLDPDDEEVVAAARRDGIPEDWLDAARRSPVYRLAKTYRIALPLHPEFRTMPMVWYVPPLSPVVDVLSRTGHDGEDAANLFGAIGSLRIPIGYLAELFTAGDPAPVASALRRLAAMRSYLRAENLGEDADESIPAAVGMTGAQLHEMYRLLAVAKREDRYVIPTAHAEQAAQLDEFSCSLETEGGPGMYGSGPFGEASGRPVPVSIETFHALRQRQESDARSEPEHRYNLLNWDGSGRPEGMFPAPSEPPAAVEREARGPDPGAGRPPVGPGGPEAGESGRG, via the coding sequence ATGAGGGTGATGGCCCAGGTGGGCATGGTGATGAACCTGGACAAGTGCATCGGATGTCACACCTGTTCGGTGACCTGCAAGCAGACCTGGACCAACCGGGCCGGCACCGAGTACGTCTGGTTCAACAACGTGGAGACCCGGCCGGGGCTGGGCTACCCGCGCCGGTACGAGGACCAGGAGAAGTTCCGCGGCGGCTGGGTGCGCACCGCCCGCGGGAAGTTGCGGCCGCGCTCCGGCGGGCGGTTCCGGCGGCTGCTGTCGATCTTCGCCAACCCGGTGCTGCCCAACATCTCCGACTACTACGAGCCCTGGACCTACGACTACGAGAAGCTGATCGACGCGCCGCTCTCCGACGACTTCCCGGTGGCCCGGCCCAAGTCGCTGCTGACCGGCGAGGACACCCAGATCACCTGGAGCGCCAACTGGGACGACGACCTGGCCGGCGCCCCCGAACGCGCGCCGGCCGACCCGGTGCTGCAGCGGATGCGAAGCCAGGCGAACGAGGACGTGCGGCTGGAGTACGAGAAGGCGTTCATGTTCTTCCTGCCGCGCATCTGCGAGCACTGCCTCAACCCGTCGTGCATGGCGGCCTGCCCGTCCGGGGCGATCTACAAGCGGACCGAGGACGGCATCGTGCTGGTCGACCAGGACCGCTGCCGAGGCTGGCGGATGTGCGTCACCGGCTGCCCGTACAAGAAGATCTACTTCAACCACCGCACCGGCAAGGCGGAGAAGTGCACGCTGTGCTACCCGCGGGTCGAGGTCGGCCTGCCGACGGTGTGCTCGGAGACCTGCGTCGGTCGGCTGCGCTACCTCGGCCTGTTCCTGTACGACGCGGACCGGGTCGGCGAGGCGGCGGCGGTCGCCGACGAGAAGCAGCTGTACCCGGCGCAGCTGGACCTGCTGCTGGATCCCGACGACGAGGAGGTCGTCGCGGCGGCACGCCGGGACGGAATCCCGGAGGACTGGTTGGACGCCGCCCGCCGCTCCCCGGTGTACCGGCTGGCGAAGACCTACCGGATCGCCCTGCCGCTGCACCCGGAGTTCCGCACCATGCCGATGGTCTGGTACGTGCCGCCGCTGTCGCCGGTGGTGGACGTGCTGTCCCGCACCGGCCACGACGGCGAGGACGCGGCCAACCTGTTCGGCGCGATCGGCAGCCTGCGCATCCCGATCGGCTACCTCGCCGAGCTGTTCACCGCCGGCGACCCGGCACCGGTCGCCTCGGCGTTGCGCCGGCTCGCCGCGATGCGCTCGTACCTGCGGGCGGAGAACCTGGGCGAGGACGCCGACGAGTCGATCCCCGCCGCGGTCGGGATGACCGGCGCGCAGCTGCACGAGATGTACCGGCTGCTCGCGGTCGCGAAGCGGGAGGACCGGTACGTGATTCCGACCGCGCACGCCGAGCAGGCCGCGCAGCTGGACGAGTTCAGCTGCTCGCTGGAGACCGAGGGCGGCCCCGGGATGTACGGCTCGGGTCCGTTCGGCGAGGCTTCCGGCCGGCCGGTACCGGTGTCGATCGAGACGTTCCACGCGCTGCGGCAGCGGCAGGAGAGCGACGCGAGATCCGAGCCGGAGCACCGCTACAACCTGCTCAACTGGGACGGTTCCGGTCGCCCGGAGGGCATGTTCCCGGCGCCGAGCGAGCCGCCCGCGGCCGTCGAGCGTGAAGCCCGGGGCCCGGATCCGGGTGCCGGACGGCCACCGGTAGGTCCCGGCGGGCCCGAAGCGGGGGAGTCGGGCCGTGGCTGA
- the narJ gene encoding nitrate reductase molybdenum cofactor assembly chaperone has product MADRDRTVWQAVALLLCYPDRRLQELLPLLRDATAGIAPLTRFVATLGATPLAELQSSYVDTFDFRKRCCLYLTWYSDGDTRRRGGSLAALKRRYAGHGFAVAAGELPDFLPAVCEFAAHAPDGVGRELLVEHRAGLALLRLALADAGSPYAEVVGALCDTLPGEQPADRAAALALARTGPPTETVGLDLPLQPYQRGPR; this is encoded by the coding sequence GTGGCTGACCGGGACCGTACCGTCTGGCAGGCGGTGGCGCTGTTGCTGTGCTACCCGGACCGTCGGCTGCAGGAACTGCTCCCGCTGTTGCGGGACGCGACCGCCGGCATCGCGCCGCTGACCCGGTTCGTCGCCACGCTCGGCGCGACACCGCTGGCCGAACTGCAGTCGTCCTATGTGGACACTTTCGACTTCCGGAAACGGTGCTGCCTCTACCTGACCTGGTACTCCGACGGCGACACCCGGCGCCGCGGCGGGTCGCTCGCGGCGCTGAAGCGGCGGTACGCGGGGCACGGGTTCGCCGTCGCGGCGGGGGAGCTGCCCGACTTCCTGCCCGCGGTGTGCGAGTTCGCCGCGCACGCGCCGGACGGGGTGGGCCGCGAGCTGCTGGTCGAGCACCGCGCCGGCCTCGCGCTGCTGCGGCTGGCGCTGGCCGACGCCGGCTCGCCGTACGCGGAGGTGGTCGGCGCGCTGTGCGACACGCTGCCGGGTGAGCAGCCCGCCGACCGGGCGGCGGCGCTCGCGCTGGCCCGGACCGGGCCGCCGACCGAGACCGTCGGCCTCGACCTGCCACTCCAGCCGTACCAGAGGGGGCCCCGATGA
- a CDS encoding helix-turn-helix domain-containing protein, translating to MADDDGDIDMAILDPPTEIRKRQIFIGESHKAVAHRPPRDDTGHMTQRKNPTAKRRVIAAALKEFRERLDLKPAEVAKRVNHDASWLARIERAEIRAHPDAVTRLLDVYKITGPQAEAVLDLAASAGSRGWWHVYTRAMPEWFGKFVGLEGAASVIRNFENGVMPGLLQTEDYARAVMRAVPLPGQPTDVDRFVKLRMERQELLTADNPPQLRFILDESVIRRPIGGRTVLRGQLERILDLTAEHLHIKVMVLPFEAGAHAGVDGPFILLDFPSAPAGLPDTADPRVVYLDNMVSALYLEESDQLTRYSATWESLCNDALSVDASQRLMRKLAEDL from the coding sequence GTGGCAGATGACGACGGTGATATCGACATGGCCATATTGGACCCGCCAACCGAAATCCGCAAGAGGCAGATTTTTATTGGCGAGTCGCATAAGGCGGTTGCTCATCGTCCGCCAAGGGATGACACTGGCCATATGACGCAAAGGAAGAACCCGACGGCGAAGCGCCGTGTCATCGCCGCTGCGTTGAAGGAGTTCCGTGAGCGACTCGACCTGAAACCCGCCGAGGTCGCCAAGCGGGTCAACCATGACGCATCGTGGCTTGCCCGCATCGAACGCGCAGAGATCCGTGCGCACCCCGACGCCGTGACGAGGTTGCTCGACGTCTACAAGATCACCGGGCCGCAGGCCGAGGCGGTGCTGGATCTCGCCGCGAGCGCGGGATCCCGAGGATGGTGGCACGTCTACACCCGAGCGATGCCGGAATGGTTCGGCAAGTTCGTCGGGCTGGAGGGTGCCGCCTCCGTGATCCGTAACTTCGAGAACGGGGTGATGCCCGGTCTGCTGCAGACGGAGGACTACGCCCGTGCCGTGATGCGCGCCGTTCCGCTGCCAGGGCAGCCCACCGACGTTGATCGGTTCGTGAAGTTGAGGATGGAACGTCAGGAGCTTCTGACCGCGGACAACCCGCCTCAGCTGCGGTTCATCCTCGACGAGTCGGTGATCCGCAGGCCGATCGGTGGCCGCACGGTGCTGCGCGGTCAGCTGGAACGGATCCTTGACCTGACGGCGGAGCACCTGCATATCAAGGTGATGGTCCTGCCGTTTGAGGCCGGTGCCCACGCCGGTGTCGACGGCCCGTTCATCCTGTTGGATTTTCCTTCGGCCCCGGCCGGGTTGCCGGACACGGCCGATCCACGGGTTGTGTACCTGGACAACATGGTGAGCGCTCTGTATCTGGAGGAATCCGATCAGCTCACCCGCTACAGCGCCACGTGGGAGAGCCTGTGCAACGACGCGCTCTCCGTGGATGCCTCACAACGGCTGATGCGTAAGCTCGCGGAGGACCTGTAG